The proteins below are encoded in one region of Nitrosomonas ureae:
- a CDS encoding YifB family Mg chelatase-like AAA ATPase, translating into MALAVLYSRALSGIQAPLVTVETHIANGLPSFTIVGLPDTEVKESKDRVRAALQNAQFKIPAQRITINLAPADLPKESGRFDLPIALGILAATGQIPKDKLDQYEWAGELALTGELRPIHGALAMTYNASQSGRSFVLPQQNAAEAALVKKATIYAAKSLLQICAHLTGQETLPRFSAIAESENEDSVYPDLDEVKGQTHAKRALAIAATGGHSLLMIGPPGTGKSMLAARFPGILPPMTEAEALESAAIQSLSYGSFNIQNWKKRPFRSPHHTASGVALVGGGSHPRPGEISLAMHGVLFLDELAEFNRKVLEVLREPLESGKITISRAARQAEFPAQFQLIAAMNPCPCGYLGHSNGKCHCTPDQVSRYRGRISGPLLDRIDMQIEVPAVPQQELMKQQASGEKSSAIRQHVEKAHQLQLNRQGKTNSRLSVKEIDKYCVLDAASENLLKQAINRLNLSARAYHRILKVARTIADLAGIEKINHQHVAEAIQYRRLDKQ; encoded by the coding sequence ATGGCACTTGCCGTACTCTATAGCCGTGCGCTTTCAGGTATTCAAGCACCGTTGGTGACAGTGGAAACACACATCGCCAACGGCTTGCCCAGCTTTACTATCGTCGGTCTTCCCGATACCGAGGTTAAAGAAAGTAAAGATCGTGTCAGGGCCGCGCTGCAGAACGCGCAATTCAAAATCCCCGCGCAGCGTATCACCATCAACCTAGCTCCTGCCGACCTACCCAAAGAGAGCGGACGATTCGATTTACCCATTGCATTAGGGATACTGGCGGCAACCGGGCAAATTCCAAAAGATAAGCTGGATCAATATGAATGGGCAGGTGAACTGGCTTTAACCGGAGAATTGCGTCCGATTCATGGGGCCCTGGCAATGACCTACAACGCGTCGCAATCCGGCCGCAGTTTTGTGCTACCGCAACAAAATGCCGCTGAAGCCGCGCTGGTCAAGAAAGCCACGATCTACGCGGCAAAATCATTATTACAAATCTGCGCGCATTTAACCGGACAGGAAACTTTACCCCGTTTTTCCGCTATCGCCGAAAGTGAAAATGAAGACTCAGTTTATCCGGATCTCGATGAAGTCAAAGGGCAAACGCATGCCAAGCGTGCACTGGCCATAGCCGCGACCGGCGGGCACAGCCTGTTAATGATCGGCCCGCCGGGTACCGGAAAATCCATGCTGGCAGCACGCTTTCCGGGCATCCTGCCGCCCATGACCGAAGCGGAAGCACTCGAATCCGCAGCCATTCAGTCACTCAGTTATGGCAGCTTCAATATCCAGAATTGGAAAAAGCGACCGTTCCGCTCACCGCATCATACGGCATCCGGAGTCGCGCTAGTCGGCGGCGGCAGCCACCCACGCCCCGGCGAAATTTCACTCGCCATGCACGGCGTGCTGTTTCTCGACGAACTGGCCGAATTCAACCGCAAGGTCCTCGAAGTGCTGCGCGAACCGCTCGAATCCGGAAAAATCACCATTTCCCGTGCAGCCCGCCAAGCGGAATTTCCAGCGCAATTTCAATTGATTGCCGCGATGAACCCCTGCCCGTGCGGCTATTTGGGACACTCCAACGGCAAATGTCATTGCACCCCTGATCAGGTTTCCCGTTATCGTGGCCGAATCTCCGGCCCGTTACTCGATCGTATCGACATGCAGATCGAAGTTCCGGCAGTGCCGCAACAGGAATTGATGAAACAACAAGCTTCCGGAGAAAAAAGTAGTGCTATCCGTCAACACGTTGAGAAAGCGCATCAATTACAACTGAATCGGCAAGGCAAAACCAACAGCCGTTTGAGCGTTAAGGAAATCGATAAATATTGTGTTTTGGATGCTGCCAGTGAAAATCTACTGAAACAAGCCATCAACCGCTTGAATCTTTCCGCACGCGCGTATCATCGTATTCTCAAGGTAGCGCGAACCATTGCGGATTTAGCGGGTATCGAGAAAATCAATCATCAGCATGTTGCAGAAGCGATTCAGTATCGCAGACTAGACAAACAGTAG
- a CDS encoding accessory factor UbiK family protein, whose amino-acid sequence MLNKNVIDEINAKVSEIMQNSPAKDIEKNIRVLLSGAFSRLELVTRDEFDVQQEVLQRTREKLMILEAQVADLEARLNANEIPTEADK is encoded by the coding sequence ATGCTTAATAAAAATGTAATTGATGAAATCAATGCCAAAGTCAGCGAGATCATGCAAAACAGCCCGGCCAAAGACATCGAGAAAAATATCCGGGTTTTATTATCGGGTGCATTCTCCAGGCTTGAATTAGTCACGCGTGATGAATTCGATGTGCAGCAGGAAGTTTTACAGCGCACCCGTGAGAAACTGATGATTCTTGAAGCCCAGGTTGCCGACCTTGAAGCGCGGCTGAATGCTAACGAAATACCCACAGAAGCGGATAAATAA
- a CDS encoding aminoglycoside phosphotransferase family protein, whose product MERIQQLENWIRVQFPGKLFTLEPASADASFRRYFRVGFDNQTLIVMDAPPQYENCAPFLHVAKILAATGVHVPKILGQDPERGFLLLSDLGHTTFLRALEQTPDLANQFYRDATDALVQMQMSQRIEGLPLYGQTLLQQELDLFPDWYVAKHLQLELSEKQQTVLRNAFGHILQNNLAQAKVLVHRDYHSRNLMVSTPNPGILDFQDAVYGPITYDLVSLFKDAYIRWDEDRILDWAIRYWEKARQAGLPVASDFSDFYRDFEWMGVQRHLKVLGIFARLNYRDGKAAYLNDMPLVMDYLRAACERYRELRALLSLLDELHPAKSGQKIGYTF is encoded by the coding sequence ATGGAACGTATACAACAGCTTGAGAATTGGATAAGGGTACAATTTCCCGGAAAATTATTCACGCTGGAGCCTGCTTCTGCGGATGCCAGCTTCCGGCGTTATTTCCGGGTTGGTTTCGATAATCAGACACTGATTGTGATGGATGCGCCGCCTCAATATGAAAATTGCGCGCCCTTCTTGCACGTGGCAAAAATTCTGGCGGCGACCGGCGTGCATGTGCCCAAAATTCTGGGGCAGGATCCGGAGCGCGGCTTTTTGTTGCTATCCGACCTGGGTCACACGACTTTCTTGCGCGCGCTCGAACAAACGCCTGACCTGGCCAATCAATTTTATCGCGATGCCACCGATGCGCTGGTGCAGATGCAAATGTCGCAACGGATCGAAGGCTTGCCACTTTATGGTCAAACGTTATTGCAACAGGAGCTTGATTTGTTTCCTGATTGGTACGTTGCGAAGCATTTGCAACTGGAGCTCTCAGAAAAACAGCAAACGGTTTTACGCAATGCTTTTGGGCATATCCTGCAAAATAATCTGGCACAAGCCAAGGTGCTGGTGCATCGGGATTATCATTCACGCAATCTGATGGTGTCCACGCCGAATCCGGGCATTCTTGATTTTCAGGATGCGGTATATGGGCCGATTACGTATGACCTGGTGTCCTTATTCAAAGATGCTTATATTCGTTGGGATGAGGACCGGATTCTGGATTGGGCCATTCGCTATTGGGAAAAAGCACGCCAGGCCGGATTACCGGTGGCTTCGGATTTTTCGGATTTTTACCGGGATTTTGAATGGATGGGCGTGCAGCGTCACTTAAAAGTATTGGGGATTTTTGCCCGCCTTAATTATCGTGATGGCAAAGCGGCGTATCTGAACGATATGCCGCTGGTGATGGATTATCTGCGCGCAGCGTGTGAGCGTTACCGGGAGCTTCGTGCGTTGCTCAGCTTGCTGGATGAATTGCACCCTGCTAAATCAGGTCAGAAGATTGGTTACACGTTTTAG
- the pepP gene encoding Xaa-Pro aminopeptidase — MTYIQPFIARRKLLAAQMQAGVAIIPTAPERLRNRDAHYPYRFDSYFYYLTGFREPEAVLLIVTATDHAPAKHILFCREKDADREIWDGFRYGPEAAREVFGFDEAYPITRLEELLPRLLADQPAVFTALGLDQNWDQRVVGWLNRVRELARTGVVAPNEIRDYRAILDEMRLIKGTDELQIMQRAADISAQAHQRAMQTTIPGMRENEIEAELLYTFRRHGAQAPAYTSIVAGGANACVLHYVQNNAELRSGDLLLIDAGCELDGYAADITRTFPINGKFTAAQRDVYQLVLAAQTAAILQVRPGNCWNDPHQTALCVLAQGFIDLGLCRGSMEAVLESGDYKRFYMHKTGHWLGMDVHDVGEYKQKGEWRLLQPGMVLTVEPGCYIRPADNVPEHFWNIGIRIEDDVVVTQTDHELLTVAAPKTIAAIEELMQ, encoded by the coding sequence ATGACATATATTCAACCTTTTATTGCCCGCCGCAAGCTTCTGGCAGCTCAGATGCAAGCGGGTGTGGCGATTATTCCAACCGCTCCGGAACGGTTGCGCAATCGTGATGCGCATTATCCGTACCGGTTTGATAGCTATTTTTATTACTTGACGGGTTTTCGTGAACCGGAAGCAGTGTTGCTGATTGTTACTGCCACTGATCATGCACCGGCCAAGCATATTTTGTTTTGCCGCGAAAAAGATGCTGATCGTGAAATTTGGGATGGTTTTCGCTATGGGCCTGAGGCAGCCAGGGAGGTTTTCGGTTTTGATGAAGCGTATCCGATAACCCGACTGGAAGAATTGCTGCCCAGGTTACTTGCGGATCAGCCGGCAGTTTTTACTGCTTTGGGCTTGGATCAGAACTGGGATCAGCGTGTTGTTGGCTGGCTAAATCGGGTGCGTGAATTGGCGCGTACGGGCGTTGTAGCGCCGAACGAGATTCGTGACTATCGCGCAATACTGGATGAAATGCGCCTGATTAAAGGTACGGACGAATTGCAAATCATGCAGCGTGCAGCGGATATCTCGGCGCAGGCACATCAACGTGCAATGCAGACCACCATTCCGGGAATGCGTGAGAACGAGATTGAAGCCGAATTGCTTTATACCTTCCGTCGGCATGGCGCGCAGGCACCGGCTTATACTTCGATTGTTGCCGGAGGCGCTAATGCATGCGTGTTGCATTATGTGCAGAATAATGCCGAACTCAGATCGGGCGATTTATTGTTGATTGACGCAGGTTGCGAGCTGGATGGTTATGCTGCGGATATTACGCGGACATTCCCGATCAATGGAAAATTCACTGCTGCCCAAAGAGATGTGTATCAACTTGTGCTGGCTGCACAGACGGCGGCTATATTACAGGTGAGACCGGGAAATTGCTGGAATGACCCGCACCAAACCGCGTTGTGTGTATTGGCACAAGGTTTTATCGATTTGGGATTATGTCGGGGTAGCATGGAGGCTGTACTGGAGTCCGGTGACTATAAACGCTTTTATATGCATAAGACCGGGCATTGGCTGGGTATGGATGTGCATGATGTCGGAGAGTACAAGCAAAAAGGTGAATGGCGTTTATTGCAGCCCGGCATGGTGCTGACAGTCGAGCCGGGTTGTTATATTCGTCCGGCGGATAATGTTCCGGAGCATTTCTGGAATATTGGCATTCGCATTGAGGATGACGTGGTGGTTACGCAAACAGACCATGAACTTTTAACCGTGGCAGCGCCCAAAACAATTGCTGCAATCGAGGAGTTGATGCAATGA